CGCCCCGGACCTTATGTGTGTGCCGAATGGGAACTCGGCGGCATTCCCCCCTATCTGCTCCGGATACCCGACATCAAAATCCGCTGCATGGATCGGCGCTATATGGTGGCGGTCGAGCGCTATCTGAAAGAGATGGCGACCGTGATCCGCCCGCTGCTGGTCAGCCACGGCGGGCCGATCCTGATGGTGCAGATAGAGAATGAATATGGCAGCTTCGGGAACGATAAGAGTTATCTGGAGGAGCTGAGAAAGATCTGGCTGAAGAGCGGTATCGACGTACCCTTCTTCACCGCCGATGGCCCGCAGCCCTTCATGCTCGAGGCCGGAAATATCGACGGCGCAGCGATCGGCTTGGATTCCGGGGACAGTCTGAAAGCTTTCGAGCAAGCCGCGCTGCGAAACCCGAAGGTCCCTGCCTTCAGCAGCGAAAGTTATCCCGGCTGGCTTACGCACTGGGGCGAGAAATGGCAGCGACCAAATCCCAAAGGCGTGTTGAACGAAGTGAAGTTTCTGCTCGACAACGGGAAGTCATTCAACTTTTACGTCATTCACGGAGGAACAAACTTCGGCTTCACCGCAGGTGCAAATTCGGGCGGCAAGGGGTACGAGCCTGATGTCACCAGCTATGACTATGATGCGCCCATCAACGAACAGGGGCAGGCGACCAGCAAATACTCTGCACTGCGGGATCTCATATCCAAATATGTGGGCAGCTTGCCTGAACCGCCCAAGCCGATCCCGGCAATGGATATCCCGGAAATCAAGATGAACGCCTATGGCTCGGTATGGAGCAACCTGCCGAAGGCGGTGAATTCGGTTCAGCCCAAACCCCTTGAAGCCTACGGGCAGGACTATGGCTTCATCGTGTACAAGACGAAGCTCATCGGGCGCAAGAACGGGAAATTGACGATCACGGACGTGCACGACTACGCCACCGTGTTCTTAAACGGAAGTTATGTCGGCAAGCTGGATCGTCGCGAAGGCGAAAACTCGATCGATATTCCCAGGAGCGGCGCCAAGGACCCCGTGCTGGAAATACTGGTGGAAGGGATGGGGCGCATTAACTATGGCCAGTTCATGATCGACCGCAAGGGGATCACGGATCGCGTTACGCTCGGCGGCATGACACTCATGAATTGGGAGGTGTACAACCTGCCGTTTGATGAAGCTTTTGTCCGGACGCTGAAGGCGGCTCCGATCGACCCCGGGAGGAGAGGCACTTTCTTCAAAGGCACTTTTGATCTGACTCAAGTGGCCGACAGCTTCATCGACATGACGAACTACAAGAAGGGAATGGTCTGGGTAAACGGCCACAATCTCGGCCGCTACTGGGAAATCGGCCCCCAGAAGAGACTGTACTGCCCGGCGCCGTGGCTGAAGGCGGGCCCGAATGAAATCATCGTGTTTGACCTGCATCAAAATGAGGCCAAGCCGCTGACTGGCGCCAAGGCTCCCGAGTAACGCCGGCGGAGTGGATATTTGGCCCGGATTAATCATGAATATGCGACCAAAATGCAGTTTTGGTCGCGGGAAAACGCTGACCGGCGCCGACCGTTCGGTCCTGGTCGGCGTGCAGGAGCTATTGCCGCGCCGCATGCAGGACGGCAAAAGCTGCTGCCTGTGAGTTTATCTGCGTCCAATTTTGTCGCTTTTCACGGGCATGCGGTTCTGCTTCATGAATATTTCAGGTTAGTCGGGCTTCTTCCATGTTACCAGGCAGTTTTTGCCACGCCTCTTGGCTTCATAAAGTGCCTTGTCCGCGCGTCCCAGGAGATCTTCGGATTTTTCTCCCGGAATAGACTGGGCCAATCCGCAGCTGACCGTAAGTCGCTCGTGGCGCATCTCGCCGCCGTCGAGGAATTCGAATTGAGAATCCGCGACATATGCGAGGAGTTGCAGGAACCGCATTTCTGCCTGAGGCAGGGTAGCATTGGTGAAGAGCACTACAAACTCATCGCCGCCGTATCGTCCTAAGAAGTCGCCCAAACGGATGTGGGAGTTGATCCACCCCGCAACGCACACCAGTGCCTGATCCCCAACCTGGTGTCCATGGACGTCGTTGATTTTCTTGAAATCGTCCAGATCTATGACGGCCAGGATGAATGGCGTTATTGACTCCTGGAGGGCACGCTTGATCGCCCGATCGATGCTTCGGCGGTTCCCGACCTGGGTCAATGGATCCATCAGTACTTCTTGTTTCGTCTGCCTGAGCTTCTCCTGGAGCAGGTCGAAGCGCCTCGACATCTTTGCGTAGATGGCTTCGTCCTGCTTCTTTTTCTCCTCCACCATGCGCGTAAGCTCGTCGACTTCACTGGCAATCTGTTTTTTCAGTTCGCGGAGATCTTCAATGTCGTTCAAGTGTTTGAAGCGCGTCGAGGAATCCAACAGGCGTTGATTAAAGGTATCGGCCTCGCCGGTGAGGGTGCCGACGGCTTCTCTCAAAACATCTACGACTTCCCGAATTTCGGTCTCTCGTTCCTGCAGATACCCTTGGGCGCGCTTGAAATATTTGTGGCAGAGAGTCAGGCACTTTTCGACGGTGCTCTCGAGGGTGCGGCTGTCGTTGACGCGCTCGAGCTGGTCTCGGAAACGATCCAGCTGGGATCGGAACTCAGAAGTTTTCAGGCCTTCACTTTCGATGGCGATCTCGGAAACCAGGGCCAGGAGGCGTCCCGACAGCCGCCCGAACCGGGCAACGAGACTCTCTCGATCGTCTTTTCGCCGCTTGAAGAGGCCCAGCTCAATAAACTGGTTTGGCATAGATTCAGCTCTCTCGCTCCCGGGATCGGCAACCTTGTCGGGGTCCACGCCGGCGCATGGACAATTGGATCTGAGGATGGGGATTCTTTTCCGTGAATCCCGTTCCCCTGGGACCTGTTCCAGGCTGCGACTCGCGTTTCTGCAATCAGCCTTTCCATGAGCGAAAGCACGGCCGTCAGCGAGTGAACGGGTCCCTCCTCACTACTTATCGGCCCGGTTCAAAAATTCTGAGGTGATATTGCGCTTAAACAAGTAGGGCCGGGCGGGTGGTGGGCAGGAACAGCGTACTTCGGCTACGCTTTGCGCCAGGATTGCACTCTCTCGAAAATGGCAGCGGCGATCTTCGTGGCTGCTTCCTCTGAGAGAGCCTCGGCAACGACGCGGATGACAGGTTCTGTGTTCGAGCCCCGGACGATGAACCAGCCCTCGGGCAAGGTTACCTTGATTCCGTCGCGTACATCGGTCGGATATGCCGCATATTCCCGTTTAACCCGAGCGAGCACTTCTCCGATTCGGTGCGAAGGGAAGGAGAGCCGCTGCTTGACCATACAGCAGGGCGGCAGTCCCTGCACCAGTTGTGAGACGGATTGCCCGGATTCCGCCAGCAGGTGAAGAATGAGAGCTATTCCCGCCAGGCTGTCGCGGGCAAAATTGATCGGTGGATAAATGACGCCGCCGTTGCCTTCGCCGCCGATGACGGCTTTGTACCGCTGCATTGCCTTCGCCACATTGGCTTCTCCGACCGGAGTGCGGTAGACCTTGCACTCGAACCGCGCCGCGACGGCCTCCAGCGCATGTGTGGTTGCCAGATTGGCCACAACGGGGCCTGGGGTTCGGCCGAGCACGAACTGCGCCGCCAACACCAGGGTGCGCTCTTCGCCGATGGGCTGACCCAGTTCTGAGACGACGGCGAGGCGGTCTGCATCCATGTCCTGGGCGAATCCCACGTCGGCCTGGTGCTTTTGAACCGCCTGGCACAGGGCGCCGATGTTCTCGGGGAGCGGTTCGGCCGGTCTGGGGAAACGGCCGTCGGGCGTGACGTGGATGCCGATCACCTCGGTGCCCAATTCCTTAAGGAGGCGAGGGGTGAGGATAGAGCCGGCGCCGTTGCACGCATCGATTACGACCCGCCGCCTGCGCGCATCGCCCCGCAGCGGACCGAGCACCTGAACGATTTTGCGTACATGCTCCTCCGCAGCTTGGGGCATCAACTCAACCGGGCGCATCAGTGAGCCCGGCACCTTGGTATAGTCGCCTTGATGATAAATATCCAACAACTCGCGGGCGTGGCCTCCGTCCAGGAAAAGACCGTCGGGTCCGATGAATTTGAGTGCGTTCCACTCGGGAGGGTTGTGACTTGCGGTAATTGCAATCCCCCCCTGCGCCGACAGACGGCGTACGGTCAGCTGTACGGTCGGAGTGGGGCAGACCCCGAGGTCAATGATGCGGCAGCCTGTTGAAAGGAGGCCGGAGACTACCGCCTGTCGCACCATTTCACCGGACGTGCGCGTATCGCGCCCTACCACGACCCGGCCGTGGCCCACATACGTCCCGAAGGCCTGCGCGAAGCGGGCCAGCAGCGCGGGTGTCAATGATTCGCCCACTACGCCGCGGACTCCGGAGATACTGATCTTGAGGGTCGGGATGGCCTGCATATGTCTGTTACCCGCGTAAACGCTCACGCGCCCAATCCGTCAGTTCGCGCGCCCGCGATTCGTGCTCAGCCTCTGCAATGATCCGGATAATCGACTCCGTATTCGAAACGCGCACATGGACCCAACCGTCCGGCCAATCGATGCGCACGCCGTCGGACGAATCCACCTCGGTGCCACACTCGTCCTGAACGCGGTCGCGAAACGACTGCAATGCCGAGTAAATCAGATTGGGTTCGACCGGCATGATCGATTTGATCATCGAAAGCCGGGGCAGTTCATCGACGAGCACGGACAGGGGTTTTTGTGTCGCTGCGAGGTGCTCCAGGATCAGGCCGATGGCGGCGGAGCTGTCCGGCACAGCCTGGACCTCGGGAACGATGACGCTGCCGTTGCCCTCGCCGCCGAGCACGGCATGATGCTCCAAAACGGCTTCGGACACATAGGCTTGGCCGACCGCGGTCCGGACCACCGGCGTCCGATAGCAGGAGGCGATCCGGTCGACCATCGCGCTCGTCGATATGTTGGTTACGACGGCACCCGGCCGCCGGCTGAGCCTGACGGCTGCTGCCAGGGCGAAGGTAAATTCTTCCGGGAGTATGCGCGCACGCTCGTCAACGAGACCCAGTCGTTCGCCGTCGGCGTCGAGCACCAGTCCAAAGTCTGCACCACCCGCCTTAACCAACGCCCGGACCTGGGCCATCGTGTCCTGTCTCGGCTCGGGATCGTGCGGAAACGGAGCGCTGATGTCGTCATTGATGGTCAGGCCCTGGGCACCCAGCTCCGTGATCCAGCGCGGAGTCAATGCAGAACAGGCGCCGTTGCAGCAGTCGATGGCGACACGATATGCGCGCCTGCGGATCGAGGCAACGTCGAAAGTGCTTGCCAGAATTGCGAGGTGGTGATCGACCGCATCCGCACTTTCGATCATGGGACGGATCCGATCCCATGTCACCTTCTCAAATTCGTGCTCGTGGTATATGTCGAGCAGTTCGGTCGCCTGCGTTGCATTGAGGTAGAGGCCGTCGGCTCTGGCAAACTTCAAGGCGTTCCAGGGCGTGGCGTTGTGACCCGCGGTAATGGCAATGCCTCCCTGGGCATTGAGCCGGCGGACCGCCAACTGAAGGCTGGGAGTAGGGCATACCCCCAGGTCGATTACCTCACATCCCGAAGCCAGCAGCCCGGCCGTGACTGCGGATGCCACCATGGGGCCCGACGGCCGGGTGTCGCGGCAGATGAGAATGCGCCCCGAGTTCAGATATGTGGCGAACGCCTGAGCGAAACTCACTGCCAGCTCGGGAGTGAAGGTCTCACCCACAATGCCACGCACTCCGCTGATGCCGATCTTTAATGGTTTCATCGCCGATGGGCCGCTTAGTGATGTTTCCGAACAACACCGCAATTCCGTGACCGCAAGAATATCACAGCGGATTGCTTTGAGAAACCGCAGATGATCGCAGGTTCTGCGACTCAGACACTGCGGGCAAAATGCAGCCGCGAATGACACGGTGCGGAATATATTTTTCCTCTTGCTCAACGACCGCTTCCGGCGATAGTAGTATCTGTGCTTCAACACTCCCTCTTCCAGCCCAGGAGTTGACTATGAAACGATGGATCTCTGTGTGCGCCATGCTGGCGCTTGCATGCTTTGCCGCTGCCGATGACCATGTCGCGGCGGGCATCGCCTGGGCGGCCGGCGCCGTCGGCTTTCCCGCGATCGACGGCAACGCTGTGTTGCAGCATACCAGGGTCTTATCATCCGCTGAATTCGAGGGGCGATTTCCCGGCACCAAAGGAGAAGATCTCACGGTCGCTTACATCGAAAATCAGTTTAAGAAGCTCGGTCTGAAGCCGGGCAACACCGACGGCACCTACATACAGAAGGTACCAATGGTCGGCATCACGCCAGATCCGACGATGACGCTGGCACTTAACAGCGGCAAAGAGGAAAGCCGGCTCAAGTTCCTGGTTGATTTCGTGGCCTGGACCCGGCGTGAGGTGCCCACGGTCAGTCTCGAGAACTCGCCCCTCGTGTTTGTCGGCTACGGGGTGCAGGCGCCGGAGTACAACTGGGACGACTTCAAAGGAGTGGACCTTCGGGGCAAGACCCTGGTAATGCTCGTCAACGACCCACCGGTGCCCGATCCCAAGGATGCAAGCAAGCTTGACCCGAAGG
This is a stretch of genomic DNA from Terriglobia bacterium. It encodes these proteins:
- a CDS encoding diguanylate cyclase, whose amino-acid sequence is MPNQFIELGLFKRRKDDRESLVARFGRLSGRLLALVSEIAIESEGLKTSEFRSQLDRFRDQLERVNDSRTLESTVEKCLTLCHKYFKRAQGYLQERETEIREVVDVLREAVGTLTGEADTFNQRLLDSSTRFKHLNDIEDLRELKKQIASEVDELTRMVEEKKKQDEAIYAKMSRRFDLLQEKLRQTKQEVLMDPLTQVGNRRSIDRAIKRALQESITPFILAVIDLDDFKKINDVHGHQVGDQALVCVAGWINSHIRLGDFLGRYGGDEFVVLFTNATLPQAEMRFLQLLAYVADSQFEFLDGGEMRHERLTVSCGLAQSIPGEKSEDLLGRADKALYEAKRRGKNCLVTWKKPD
- the glmM gene encoding phosphoglucosamine mutase — its product is MSVYAGNRHMQAIPTLKISISGVRGVVGESLTPALLARFAQAFGTYVGHGRVVVGRDTRTSGEMVRQAVVSGLLSTGCRIIDLGVCPTPTVQLTVRRLSAQGGIAITASHNPPEWNALKFIGPDGLFLDGGHARELLDIYHQGDYTKVPGSLMRPVELMPQAAEEHVRKIVQVLGPLRGDARRRRVVIDACNGAGSILTPRLLKELGTEVIGIHVTPDGRFPRPAEPLPENIGALCQAVQKHQADVGFAQDMDADRLAVVSELGQPIGEERTLVLAAQFVLGRTPGPVVANLATTHALEAVAARFECKVYRTPVGEANVAKAMQRYKAVIGGEGNGGVIYPPINFARDSLAGIALILHLLAESGQSVSQLVQGLPPCCMVKQRLSFPSHRIGEVLARVKREYAAYPTDVRDGIKVTLPEGWFIVRGSNTEPVIRVVAEALSEEAATKIAAAIFERVQSWRKA
- a CDS encoding beta-galactosidase; translated protein: MKRIICLIFILMLVLGEATSQTRRHTFTLGEKDFLLDGKPFQMISGEMHPARIPKEYWRHRIQMAKAMGCNTIAAYIFWNYHESAPGRFDFKTGNHDIAEFVRTAQQEGMWVLFRPGPYVCAEWELGGIPPYLLRIPDIKIRCMDRRYMVAVERYLKEMATVIRPLLVSHGGPILMVQIENEYGSFGNDKSYLEELRKIWLKSGIDVPFFTADGPQPFMLEAGNIDGAAIGLDSGDSLKAFEQAALRNPKVPAFSSESYPGWLTHWGEKWQRPNPKGVLNEVKFLLDNGKSFNFYVIHGGTNFGFTAGANSGGKGYEPDVTSYDYDAPINEQGQATSKYSALRDLISKYVGSLPEPPKPIPAMDIPEIKMNAYGSVWSNLPKAVNSVQPKPLEAYGQDYGFIVYKTKLIGRKNGKLTITDVHDYATVFLNGSYVGKLDRREGENSIDIPRSGAKDPVLEILVEGMGRINYGQFMIDRKGITDRVTLGGMTLMNWEVYNLPFDEAFVRTLKAAPIDPGRRGTFFKGTFDLTQVADSFIDMTNYKKGMVWVNGHNLGRYWEIGPQKRLYCPAPWLKAGPNEIIVFDLHQNEAKPLTGAKAPE
- the glmM gene encoding phosphoglucosamine mutase, which produces MKPLKIGISGVRGIVGETFTPELAVSFAQAFATYLNSGRILICRDTRPSGPMVASAVTAGLLASGCEVIDLGVCPTPSLQLAVRRLNAQGGIAITAGHNATPWNALKFARADGLYLNATQATELLDIYHEHEFEKVTWDRIRPMIESADAVDHHLAILASTFDVASIRRRAYRVAIDCCNGACSALTPRWITELGAQGLTINDDISAPFPHDPEPRQDTMAQVRALVKAGGADFGLVLDADGERLGLVDERARILPEEFTFALAAAVRLSRRPGAVVTNISTSAMVDRIASCYRTPVVRTAVGQAYVSEAVLEHHAVLGGEGNGSVIVPEVQAVPDSSAAIGLILEHLAATQKPLSVLVDELPRLSMIKSIMPVEPNLIYSALQSFRDRVQDECGTEVDSSDGVRIDWPDGWVHVRVSNTESIIRIIAEAEHESRARELTDWARERLRG